TTTCTTGCACAAACATGAATGGTTTGGTAGCCGGATTGTTTTAAAGCATACATTAAAGTTCCCTTAGTAGCGCCATTTCCCAGTATTGTTACGACCGTGTTTCTATTCGAAGGATATGTATTTTCAATGATTTCTTTTAATGCTAAATAATCCGTATTATAACCATGTTTTTTATTGTCTTTTAAGACAATTGTGTTGACGGCACCAATTGCTTTTGCGGTAGGGTCAATATAATCTAACATGTCTAGAACATCGTGTTTATAAGGCAAGGTAACATTTAATCCTTTAAAAGGAATCGTCTTTATAAAATCTCTAAGTGATTTTGTTTCTAAGAGTTCGTAGTTCATCTCAGGGCTCAAAGCTTCATGAATTTGTTTTGAAAAGCTGTGTCTCAGTGTTTTTCCGAGTAATCCATACATATAATCAATCCTTTTTTTGTCTTGCTTTACTTTCTTTTAATAGGGTCTTATAGATGTTTTTAATTGATTCATCTTTAATTTTATCATAAATGAAGGCTTCACGGTTAGGATGCGTGATGGTCCCTTTTATCTTTTTTTTAACGTCTCCTACCTCAT
The nucleotide sequence above comes from Methanocalculus natronophilus. Encoded proteins:
- a CDS encoding shikimate dehydrogenase family protein, giving the protein MYGLLGKTLRHSFSKQIHEALSPEMNYELLETKSLRDFIKTIPFKGLNVTLPYKHDVLDMLDYIDPTAKAIGAVNTIVLKDNKKHGYNTDYLALKEIIENTYPSNRNTVVTILGNGATKGTLMYALKQSGYQTIHVCAR
- a CDS encoding chorismate mutase; the protein is KYKNWEIAQLKPLRRMNMNEKIQKLRQKIDEVDDQIIALLTKRFKLTDEVGDVKKKIKGTITHPNREAFIYDKIKDESIKNIYKTLLKESKARQKKD